From candidate division TA06 bacterium, one genomic window encodes:
- a CDS encoding dihydroorotase — protein MKTSVRAPKSKGQTSLLIKGGRVIDPASNVDTVQDVLIKNGKISKVSRSIASKGAVTIDASDKIVVPGLIDMHAHLREPGREDEETIGSGTRAAVKGGFVAVCCMPNTAPPIDDQSTVRFILERAKERGKCSVFPVGAITKGRRGNELAEIGDLVEAGCVAISDDGSPIMNAEIMRRALEYTKQFNIPVISHCENTDMTTGCQMNEGFVSTKLGLNGWPSVAEEMMVARDIALCRYAGGRLHIAHVSTRRSVELVRVAKKDGLPVTCEVTPHHLTLTDDLISSFDTNLKVNPPLRTAEDVDALIEGIGDRTIDVVATDHAPHAFFEKEAEFTAAPFGMIGLETALALVLTEVVKKKGVSIKRAIACMSCNPGKILNLGAGTLKPGSRANVTIIDLNVKWKVDAEKFESRSRNSPYVGRELEGAAYITIVDGHIVFQDGTVLD, from the coding sequence GTGAAAACTAGCGTCCGGGCACCAAAATCCAAGGGCCAGACTTCACTTTTGATCAAAGGTGGTCGCGTCATTGACCCAGCTTCAAACGTTGATACTGTTCAGGACGTGCTCATCAAGAACGGAAAAATCTCGAAAGTTTCCAGGTCAATAGCCTCAAAGGGCGCAGTCACTATCGATGCTTCTGACAAGATAGTTGTTCCGGGTCTGATTGACATGCATGCCCACCTGAGGGAACCGGGGAGAGAGGATGAGGAGACGATTGGGTCTGGGACGAGGGCAGCCGTCAAGGGAGGTTTTGTCGCTGTCTGCTGCATGCCGAATACAGCGCCTCCAATAGATGACCAGAGCACAGTCAGGTTCATACTTGAAAGAGCAAAGGAGCGGGGGAAGTGTAGTGTCTTTCCTGTAGGAGCAATCACCAAGGGGCGACGGGGCAACGAACTGGCAGAGATTGGTGACTTGGTTGAGGCCGGCTGTGTTGCCATATCTGATGACGGCAGTCCAATTATGAATGCTGAAATAATGCGGAGGGCGCTCGAATATACCAAGCAGTTCAATATCCCAGTCATATCCCACTGCGAGAATACAGATATGACCACGGGCTGCCAGATGAACGAAGGGTTCGTCTCCACGAAGCTCGGCTTGAATGGGTGGCCCTCAGTTGCGGAAGAGATGATGGTGGCGAGGGACATTGCACTGTGCAGGTACGCAGGTGGAAGACTGCATATAGCGCATGTTTCGACTAGAAGGTCTGTGGAGCTGGTGAGGGTAGCAAAAAAGGACGGTTTGCCCGTAACATGCGAGGTTACTCCGCACCATCTCACACTCACTGATGATCTGATATCCTCCTTCGATACAAACTTGAAGGTCAATCCTCCGCTCAGAACAGCAGAAGATGTTGATGCTCTGATTGAGGGAATTGGGGATAGGACCATAGATGTAGTGGCAACAGATCATGCTCCCCATGCCTTCTTTGAAAAAGAGGCTGAGTTCACAGCTGCACCATTTGGCATGATAGGCCTGGAGACAGCACTGGCTCTGGTCCTGACTGAAGTGGTGAAGAAGAAGGGCGTCTCGATTAAGAGGGCGATAGCCTGCATGAGCTGCAACCCGGGGAAGATACTCAACTTGGGTGCAGGGACTCTGAAGCCAGGTTCAAGAGCAAATGTTACGATCATCGATCTGAATGTGAAGTGGAAGGTAGACGCAGAGAAATTCGAATCCAGATCCAGAAACTCACCCTATGTCGGCAGAGAACTTGAGGGCGCAGCCTACATCACCATAGTCGACGGACATATAGTCTTCCAAGACGGCACCGTCCTCGACTAA
- a CDS encoding aspartate carbamoyltransferase catalytic subunit has protein sequence MKFERKDLLGLEGVSREEIDLMLGTAESFKEISERPIRKVPVLRGKTIVNLFLEPSTRTQASFDIAAKRLSADTINVSAKSSAILKGETLLDTARNIEAMKIDVVIIRHSAPGAAHFLAKRLSASVINAGDGAHEHPTQGLLDMMTIRERLNRLDGLKVLIVGDIEHSRVARSDIWGLKTMGAEVSVCGPPTLIPMHADKLGVQVYYNIDEAIKDKDVINVLRIQLERQDTGLFPSVREYARLYGIDKKRLRGAREDVVIMHPGPINRGIELDPDVADGSWSVILDQVTNGVAVRMALLYLLTGGESPEKELQTEERDREN, from the coding sequence ATGAAGTTTGAGCGGAAGGATCTCCTCGGCCTTGAAGGCGTGAGTCGGGAGGAGATAGATCTCATGCTGGGCACAGCGGAGTCTTTCAAAGAAATAAGTGAAAGGCCCATAAGAAAAGTTCCGGTACTCCGTGGAAAGACTATTGTCAACCTGTTTCTTGAGCCGAGCACCAGAACGCAAGCTTCTTTTGATATTGCTGCAAAAAGGCTTTCTGCTGACACCATAAATGTATCTGCAAAATCCTCAGCCATATTGAAAGGGGAGACCCTTCTTGATACGGCCAGGAATATTGAAGCTATGAAGATTGATGTGGTGATTATTCGCCATTCAGCTCCGGGGGCAGCCCATTTTCTGGCAAAAAGGCTGAGTGCATCCGTCATAAACGCTGGCGATGGCGCTCATGAGCATCCTACGCAGGGGCTTCTCGATATGATGACCATAAGAGAGAGGCTGAACAGACTGGATGGTCTGAAGGTTCTCATCGTGGGAGACATCGAACACTCAAGAGTTGCTCGCTCCGACATCTGGGGCTTGAAGACGATGGGAGCAGAAGTCTCAGTGTGTGGCCCACCGACCCTGATTCCAATGCATGCAGACAAGTTGGGAGTACAGGTCTACTACAATATCGACGAGGCTATAAAAGACAAGGACGTCATAAATGTATTGAGGATACAGTTGGAGCGTCAGGATACAGGTCTGTTTCCATCAGTAAGAGAATATGCAAGACTCTATGGTATAGACAAAAAGAGACTACGGGGAGCAAGAGAAGACGTGGTCATAATGCATCCGGGGCCTATCAATAGAGGGATTGAGCTTGATCCTGATGTGGCAGACGGTTCATGGTCGGTGATACTAGATCAGGTGACGAACGGTGTGGCGGTGAGGATGGCTCTCCTTTACTTGCTAACTGGTGGTGAAAGTCCTGAAAAGGAACTACAAACAGAGGAAAGGGACCGTGAAAACTAG